One part of the Mytilus trossulus isolate FHL-02 chromosome 11, PNRI_Mtr1.1.1.hap1, whole genome shotgun sequence genome encodes these proteins:
- the LOC134690456 gene encoding ATP-dependent DNA helicase RecQ-like, whose protein sequence is MDVSNALKTIEMKYAFKFKEKQMESIKYIMEGKDTFIVLPTGYGKSKIYTHLPEIHGLVRDTPGTVLVISPLQSLMKDQVSKLNKMGILATLVGECQSDKNIADLIREGQYQLVFSSPEAALTPGFWRRCFTTGVFHDNLLAVVVDEAHCIIEWGDDFRPEYGNLAHLRSIVPDKTVFIAMTATSTKEMKRRIIKHLDMCQSETQTVCMLPERKNLTYVIKKSRKQTDELHWILADLLENKENAKKTIIYCRNIATCANLYEQFYINIDDAMNFDSRLIAMFHRSTTEENKEQVLSEFPKQDSKLRLVFATVAFGMGVDIPDVENIVHWGAPRSLEQYSQESGRGGRDGRQCVCVLYFSGIDIAKDRSTDAMREFCRATGCIRKVLNDHFSLGTVREASNFEKDLCCCCSLCSEQCNCTNCFIPRCNADFVNVSEPVECDELAVRYLTNKQMKLLKLNLQDYQSVICEENPSNIHDFDCQLIEDIVSHSDTIMCIEDVIELGLSKHDYAEDILLLIEEIENL, encoded by the exons atgGATGTCAGTAATGCTTTGAAAACAATAGAGATGAAATATGcctttaaatttaaagaaaaacagatggAGTCGATAAAATACATCATGGAGGGTAAAGATACATTCATTGTCCTACCGACAGGATATGGAAAAAGCAAAATATACACCCATTTACCCGAGATTCACGGTCTTGTGAGAGACACTCCTGGTACAGTGCTAGTTATTTCTCCGCTTCAGTCTTTGATGAAAGATCAGGTTTCAAAACTCAATAAGATGGGAATTTTAGCAACTTTAGTTGGAGAATGTCAAAGTGACAAAAACATTGCTGATTTGATACGAGAGGGTCAATATCAGCTGGTATTTTCTTCCCCAGAAGCTGCCTTGACACCAGGGTTTTGGAGACGTTGCTTTACCACTGGAGTATTCCACGACAACCTCCTTGCTGTTGTTGTTGATGAGGCTCACTGCATTATAGAATG GGGTGATGATTTTAGACCAGAATATGGAAACCTTGCTCACCTCCGTTCCATTGTTCCAGATAAAACAGTATTCATAGCAATGACCGCCACTTCAACCAAAGAAATGAAAAGAAGAATAATTAAACACCTTGATATGTGCCAATCAGAGACACAAACTGTATGTATGTTGCCCGAAAGAAAAAATCTTACGTATGTGATCAAGAAATCAAGAAAACAAACAGATGAACTTCACTGGATCCTTGCAGACTTACTAGAAAACAAGGAAAATGCcaagaaaacaataatttattgTAGAAATATAGCGACATGTGCGAACTTGTATGAACAGTTTTATATTAACATTGATGATGCTATGAATTTTGATAGTAGACTCATTGCCATGTTCCATCGCTCCacaacagaagaaaataaagagCAAGTGCTGTCTGAATTCCCAAAACAGGACAGTAAATTACGTCTGGTATTTGCCACGGTGGCTTTTGGTATGGGCGTTGACATACCTGATGTTGAAAATATTGTTCACTGGGGTGCCCCTCGTAGTTTGGAGCAGTATTCGCAGGAAAGTGGTCGTGGTGGAAGAGACGGTAGACAGTGTGTCTGTGTGTTGTACTTTTCAGGTATAGACATAGCTAAGGACAGATCAACTGATGCTATGAGGGAGTTTTGTCGTGCTACAGGGTGTATCCGTAAAGTTCTAAATGACCATTTCAGTTTGGGAACAGTAAGAGAGGCATCGAACTTTGAAAAAGATCTGTGTTGTTGCTGCTCTTTGTGTTCAGAGCAGTGCAATTGTACCAATTGTTTCATACCCAGATGTAATGCTGACTTTGTAAATGTAAGCGAACCTGTTGAGTGTGATGAACTTGCTGTACGGTATCTCACCAATAAgcaaatgaaattattaaaacttAATTTGCAAGACTACCAAAGTGTTATATGTGAAGAAAATCCCAGCAACATCCACGACTTTGATTGTCAGTTAATAGAGGATATAGTTTCTCATTCTGATACCATTATGTGTATTGAAGATGTGATAGAATTGGGGCTTTCAAAACACGACTATGCTGAAGACATACTGTTGCTGATAGAAGAAATAGAAAACCTTTAA
- the LOC134690457 gene encoding uncharacterized protein LOC134690457 — translation MEHIVQTIVDRFIKTERFTLDCDETTEDNTQTNRVPCGYPGCPKSYLLDGLCRRNHRQTCQYKDLEILQPYEPVANEPKTKTKEKSIEFKTDYKFNYTCCVLRDGLMDWCREDSAKENDGDRLFRMWKFDMLRFSNSNHTKYHLLAFKLQAQIMATLPPRLAFELKHNRSINIHGGKGGNVPGDLALEFFNMRAKDALHALHGNLTSTSIKRVGRSLQGCNDIMDAYVNGLGHYFGKPSNSKPSLKKNINMIVTQLQPEKLFNEIPGRYHKSFQCIPFDPLSDLKGKTFNKWLTEKKEMYAKIQRRKSYYV, via the coding sequence ATGGAACACATTGTTCAGACTATTGTTGATCGTTTCATTAAGACGGAACGGTTTACTCTAGATTGTGATGAAACAACAGAGGACAACACTCAAACAAATAGAGTGCCATGCGGTTATCCTGGTTGTCCAAAATCTTACCTGTTGGATGGACTGTGTCGTCGCAACCATAGACAAACTTGTCAATATAAAGATTTAGAAATATTACAGCCATATGAACCAGTCGCCAATGAACCAAAGACGAAGACGAAGGAAAAATCTATAGAATTCAAGACTGACTATAAGTTCAATTACACATGTTGTGTTCTTCGGGATGGTTTGATGGACTGGTGTAGAGAAGACTCGGCCAAAGAGAACGATGGTGATCGCCTTTTTCGAATGTGGAAATTTGATATGCTTAGGTTTTCGAATTCAAACCATACAAAATACCACCTTCTAGCCTTCAAACTTCAAGCACAGATTATGGCAACATTACCTCCAAGGCTTGCCTTTGAATTGAAACATAATCGGTCAATCAATATTCATGGTGGAAAAGGTGGGAATGTACCAGGTGACCTGGCCTTGGAATTCTTTAACATGAGAGCCAAGGATGCTTTGCATGCGCTGCATGGAAATCTAACATCAACATCAATAAAACGTGTTGGTAGAAGCCTTCAAGGATGCAACGATATAATGGATGCATATGTAAATGGTCTAGGGCATTATTTTGGAAAGCCTTCAAATTCAAAACcatctttgaaaaagaacatAAACATGATTGTTACTCAACTTCAACCAGAGAAACTATTCAATGAAATTCCAGGACGTTATCACAAATCTTTCCAATGCATTCCATTTGATCCACTTTCTGACCTGAAAGGGAAGACTTTTAACAAATGGCTAACAGAAAAGAAGGAAATGTACGCCAAGATACAGAGACGGAAATCCTATTATGTATGA
- the LOC134690140 gene encoding uncharacterized protein LOC134690140: MKHLVEYHIQHQYSKQSEKKSNIIPLGILEKDENIMEQMIEIMEHLQQYVPTTENGKMIPLLLGGDALSVERGDGAQRARQDARTPEQRLDGYVWKSEDWHGHIISLQESFNMLFKGSSSGERGTLFQLKNMLDRRGVKSEVI; encoded by the exons ATGAAGCATTTAGTGGAATACCATATCCAGCACCAATATTCGAAGCAATCAGAAAAAAAGAGCAACATT attccGTTAGGCATTTTAGAGAAAGACGAGAACATCATGGAACAGATGATTGAGATAATGGAACACCTGCAACAGTATGTGCCAACAACAGAGAACGGTAAAATGATACCATTACTTCTTGGTGGCGATGCATTAAGTGTAGAAAGGGGTGATGGAGCACAGAGAGCCAGGCAAGATGCAAGGACACCAGAGCAAAGGCTAGATGGATATGTTTGGAAAAGCGAGGACTGGCATGGCCACATAATATCATTACAG GAATCATTTAATATGCTGTTCAAAGGCTCATCATCTGGTGAAAGAGGAACATTGTTCCAGTTAAAGAATATGCTTGATAGACGTGGAGTAAAATCAGAGGTAATTTGA